One Magnetococcus sp. PR-3 genomic region harbors:
- the prfB gene encoding peptide chain release factor 2 — protein sequence MEENIQKTFEAIGEKLALLKGHLNYEQGKERLSELESLAQDPDLWGDADRAKKVMTEKNRLEKTIGEWDALDTETSDARDLLEMAQEEGDKDMVAEVTAQVTEILTRLEGLELARMLSGEADGNNCFIEIHPGAGGTESQDWASILLRMYLRYCEKSGFKTEEIDYQAGDEAGIKSVTIKVEGEFAYGYLKVESGVHRLVRISPFDSSARRHTSFTSVNIYPEIDDSIEVEILDKDLRVDTFRASGAGGQHVNKTDSAIRLTHQPTGIVVQCQSGRSQHRNRDEAMKMLRARLFQLEMEKRAEAAQAAADAKSDIAWGHQIRSYVLAPYRLVKDLRTNYETGNTDAVLDGGLDGFIKAALSQRIGGGDNA from the coding sequence ACCTTCGAGGCCATCGGTGAAAAACTGGCACTGCTCAAAGGACATTTAAACTATGAGCAGGGCAAAGAGCGCCTGAGTGAGCTTGAGTCCCTGGCCCAGGATCCCGATCTGTGGGGGGATGCCGATCGCGCCAAAAAAGTGATGACCGAAAAAAACCGCCTGGAAAAAACCATCGGTGAGTGGGATGCGCTGGATACCGAAACCAGTGATGCCCGTGATCTGCTGGAGATGGCCCAGGAAGAGGGTGATAAGGATATGGTTGCCGAGGTGACCGCCCAGGTGACGGAAATCCTGACCCGCTTAGAGGGGCTGGAACTGGCCCGTATGCTCTCTGGTGAAGCGGATGGCAACAACTGCTTTATTGAGATCCATCCCGGCGCGGGGGGGACCGAGTCCCAGGATTGGGCCTCCATTTTGCTGCGCATGTACCTTCGCTACTGTGAAAAATCCGGCTTTAAAACCGAAGAGATCGATTATCAGGCCGGGGATGAAGCGGGCATTAAATCGGTCACCATTAAGGTGGAAGGGGAGTTTGCCTACGGTTATCTAAAGGTCGAGAGTGGGGTGCACCGGCTGGTTCGCATCAGTCCTTTCGACTCTTCAGCCCGTCGCCATACCTCGTTTACTTCCGTCAATATCTACCCGGAGATCGATGACTCTATTGAGGTGGAGATTCTGGATAAGGATCTGCGGGTGGACACCTTCCGGGCCTCTGGGGCTGGTGGTCAGCACGTGAACAAAACCGATTCGGCCATTCGTTTAACCCACCAACCCACCGGTATTGTGGTGCAGTGTCAAAGTGGCCGTTCCCAACATAGAAACCGTGATGAAGCGATGAAAATGTTGCGGGCACGTCTCTTTCAGTTAGAGATGGAAAAACGCGCCGAAGCTGCCCAAGCCGCAGCCGATGCCAAAAGTGACATCGCCTGGGGGCACCAAATTCGCTCCTATGTGCTGGCCCCTTACCGCCTGGTTAAAGATCTGCGTACCAACTATGAAACGGGTAATACCGATGCGGTGTTGGATGGCGGGCTGGATGGCTTTATTAAAGCCGCCCTGTCTCAGCGCATTGGTGGCGGCGACAACGCCTAG